GTTGGCATCCATTTTCATGTGATATTTTGCCGAGAGAGGGATCTAAAGCCCGTGGAATTCAAATCCTTCTTAATAAAATGAATATTCCTTTATCAAATGTATATGCCTTTGGTGATGGACTGAATGATATTGAAATGTTACAAGCTGTTGGCACAGGTGTAGCGATGGGTAATGCCCATGTTAAAGTGAAAGCAGTTGCTGATGTCATCGCTGGTCATGTAGATGAAGATGGTTTGGCAAAAATCATGAAACAATTAAAGATAATTTAAGTTACTTCGCCTTATTATATGCAAACAATCATTTATATGTTAGAAAATAATATTTTTTCGTTAATTTTGGGTAGAGTAAGTATACAGAAAAGGGAAATCCGTTAAATGTGATGGATTTCCCTTTTTTTTCTATTCTACTGGAAATGAATCAGGTACAGGAGCAAATGGATCTTCTTGATTGATATGATCATAGAACATGATGCCATTTAAATGATCTAATTCATGTTGGAATGCAATTGCAGGCAGTCCTTTTAAACGTATCTTTTCTTGTTCGCCATCTACCGTGAAAAATTTCACGGTAATTCTTGCGTAACGTGGCACATACCCAGGTACTTGTCGGTCAACTGAAAGACAACCTTCACCAGTTGGTAAATAGGTTTTCTCTACTGAATGACTCACAATTTTTGGGTTAATGGCTACAAAACTATAAAGCTCTCCGTTTTCATCTTCTACATGTAGGGCAAACATTCGTTTTAAAGAATTAACTTGATTTGCTGCAAGACCAATGCCCGGGCGTAGTCCATATTTTTCGGACATCTCAGGATCTTGACTGTTAATTAAATACTCCAACATATCAGTTGCTAATTTTTTGTCTTCCTCTGTTAAAGGTAATTGAACTTCCTCAGCTTTCTTTCGTAATGCAGGGTGTCCTTCACGAACGATGTCTTCCATTAAAATCATACGAAAACTTCCTTTCAAATCAACAATCTAATTAAAGTATACATCAAAAAGGCATTTATCTATTTAAAAAATATCTTATGTGATGCGGAATTTATTAAGAACATTTTAAATTTTAATTGTGAGGGGTAATCTATATTTGGATTTCGTTAATAAATTATTGAATTAGTATATATAGAAAAATGGATTAGTTTACATCTGTTATAACACAGTTTAACATCTAATATACAACAGGTAACGAAAAATAAAGTTAAGAAAAAGTGACGTTTTTGAGAAAAATCAATGATTGACCGATTAATTTTTTTCTTATATACTTGGAAACATAACATATTGTACCAGTTGAAAATAAAATAATATTAATACAGTAAAAGGAGAGGTGTCGTATGGGAGAAAAACTATCTAAGGAATATAATCCGACAGCATTATTACAAGAGATTGAAAACAAGTTTCAAATGTTCCAAATTTTAAACGAAAATGGGGAAATTGTTAACGAGGAGTATGATCCGAAATTATCTGACGAAGAACTGATTGAATTAATGTCAAGAATGGTTTATACACGTATTTTAGATCAACGTTCGATATCTTTAAATAGACAAGGTAGACTTGGTTTCTATGCACCGACAGCTGGACAAGAAGCGTCTCAACTTGCTTCGCATTTTGCATTAGAGAAAGAGGACTGGATTTTACCAGGTTACCGAGATGTACCTCAAATTGTATGGCATGGTCTACCACTTTGGCAGGCGTTTTTATTCAGTAGAGGTCATTTCGTAGGCAATCAAGCTCCAGAAGGTGTTAATGTCTTAGCTCCGCAAATTATTATTGGTGCTCAATATGTTCAAACAGCTGGTGTAGCGTTAGGTTTGAAAAAGCGCGGCAAGAAAAATGTTGCGATTACTTATACAGGTGATGGTGGATCTTCTCAAGGAGATTTCTACGAAGGAATTAACTTTGCAGGTGCATTTAAAGCACCAGCTATCTTTATCGTACAAAATAACCAGTATGCAATTTCAACACCGAGAGATGTACAAACAGCGGCTAAAACAATTGCACAAAAAGGTATAGCGGCTGGAATTCCATGTGTTCAAGTAGATGGAATGGACGCTCTAGCTGTTTATGTAGCAACTCGCGATGCAAGAGAGCGTGCTCTTAACGGTGAAGGTCCGACATTAATAGAAACAGTTTGTTATCGATATGGTCCACATACAATGAGTGGTGACGACCCAACTCGATATAGAACTACAGATATTGATAATGAATGGGCAGCTAAAGATCCAATCGTCCGCTTCCGTAACTATTTAGAAGGTAAAGGACTATGGTCAGAGGCGAAAGAAACAGAAGTAATTGAACGAGCAAAAGATGAAATAAAAGAAGCAATTAAAAAAGCAGATGAAACGCCAAAACAAAAAGTAACAGATTTAATTTCAAATATGTATGAGGAAATGCCTCAAAACCTTCAAGAACAATATGAAATCTATAAAGCAAAGGAGTCGAAATAACCTATGGCACAAATGACGATGATTCAAGCGATTACAGATGCACTTCGCTGTGAGATGAAAAATGACGAAAACGTATTAGTTTTCGGTGAAGACGTTGGTGTAAACGGCGGGGTATTCCGTGCTACTGAAGGACTTCAGCAAGAGTTTGGAGAAGACCGAGTTTTTGATACACCACTTGCTGAA
Above is a genomic segment from Lysinibacillus sp. PLM2 containing:
- the def2 gene encoding peptide deformylase 2, with the protein product MILMEDIVREGHPALRKKAEEVQLPLTEEDKKLATDMLEYLINSQDPEMSEKYGLRPGIGLAANQVNSLKRMFALHVEDENGELYSFVAINPKIVSHSVEKTYLPTGEGCLSVDRQVPGYVPRYARITVKFFTVDGEQEKIRLKGLPAIAFQHELDHLNGIMFYDHINQEDPFAPVPDSFPVE
- the pdhA gene encoding pyruvate dehydrogenase E1 component subunit alpha, which translates into the protein MGEKLSKEYNPTALLQEIENKFQMFQILNENGEIVNEEYDPKLSDEELIELMSRMVYTRILDQRSISLNRQGRLGFYAPTAGQEASQLASHFALEKEDWILPGYRDVPQIVWHGLPLWQAFLFSRGHFVGNQAPEGVNVLAPQIIIGAQYVQTAGVALGLKKRGKKNVAITYTGDGGSSQGDFYEGINFAGAFKAPAIFIVQNNQYAISTPRDVQTAAKTIAQKGIAAGIPCVQVDGMDALAVYVATRDARERALNGEGPTLIETVCYRYGPHTMSGDDPTRYRTTDIDNEWAAKDPIVRFRNYLEGKGLWSEAKETEVIERAKDEIKEAIKKADETPKQKVTDLISNMYEEMPQNLQEQYEIYKAKESK